A segment of the Sphingomonas kaistensis genome:
GGTGGCCCGGTGGAGCGAGGAATATCGCGCGGCCAAGGCGCGCGTCTGCGGCTAGGCGCTCAGACCCGCTCCAGCACCGAGCGCCACTGATCGGGCCAGGGCACCGGACGGCGCCCGGCCCGGCTCACCGCGACATGGACGAACGTGCCGGCCGCCGCCGCTTCCTCTGCGCCCTTTGCGAACACCCCGAGGCGGTAGCGGACGCTCGAGCGGCCGAGCTCTTCCACCGCCAGTCCGACCTCGACCTCGCCCGGGAAACTGAGCGGCGCGAAATAGTCGCAGGCGGTGCCGACCACCAGGCAGATCGGGTCGCCGGCAACGATGTCGAGCAATCCCTCCCCGACCAGCAAGGCGTTCACCGCGCTGTCGAACCACTGGTAATAGACCGTGTTGTTGACGTGCCCGTAGGCGTCATTATCCGCCCAGCGCAGGGTGATCTCGTGCCAGCGGCGGAAGGCTTCGCGGCGCGGCGCCACCGGACGGCTCACCAGGCGGCCTCGTACAGGCGCTGCGCGTCGGCTTCGCTAATCGCCACGGGATTGTTCACCAGCAGGCGGGTCTGCTTCATCGCTTCGCGGGCGAGCATCGGCGCCTCGTCGCGGCCGATGCCGTGGTCCCGCAGCCGCGGCTTCAGCCCGGTGGCGAGGATCATCTCTTCCAGCCGCTCGACCAGCCGGGCCGCAGCCGCCTGCGATCCGAGCGAGGCGGCCGAGGGATCGAGGATGGCGGCAAGCTCGGCATAAGGCTCCCGCGCGGCCTCGGCGTTGAACGAAAGCACCGGGCGCAGCATCAGCGCGTTGCTGAGGCCGTGGGCGAGGTGGTGGATCCCGCCCAACGGATAGGCCAGCGCGTGCACCCCCGCGACCGGCGCATTGGCGAACGCCAGCCCGGCGAGGTGCGCCCCGACCAGCATTGCCTCGCGCGCCGCGACATTGCCCGGCTCGTCGCAGGCGAGCAGCAGGTTCGCCGACAACAGCCGCAACGCCTCTCGGGCCTGCATGTCGGACACCGGGTTCTTCGCCCTCGCCGAGGTATAGGCCTCGATCGCATGGACCATCGCGTCCACCCCGGTCGCTGCGGTCAGGGCCCGCGGTTTTCGGAGGGTCAGCGAAGCGTCGAGAACGGCGACGTCGGGGATCAGCGCCGCGGCATTGACCCCGCGCTTCTCCGCCCCCTCGACCGTGATGATGGCGACCGGAGTCGCTTCGGACCCGGTCCCGGCGGTGGTCGGCACCAGCGCAAGAGGAAGGCGCCGCCCACGAGCCAGGCCAACGCCCCAGATCGCATCGAGATCGTCCCCGGACCCCAGGAGGTAGGCGGCGAGCTTGGCGACATCCATCGGGCTCCCGCCGCCAAAGCCGATCACCGAGGTCGCCCCGGCGGTTCGGCCGGCCGCACCCGCGGCAAGCAGGGTCGCCCGGCTGGGATCCGCTTCGACCGCGTCGAACAGGACGATCTCCCGGTCCCGTTGAAGCTCTTCGAGGAGCGGGTCGAGAAGGCCCATCGACCGGACCGCGCCATCGCTGACCAGCAGCACCGGTCCCGGCGGCAGGACGGCGGCGAGTTCAGGCGCCCTCCCCTGTCCGATCAGGAGCCGCGGGCCGGGGTTGAGGATCTGGTTCGGGGTCACCGCCCCGGCCTAGCGGCTCAGCGGTTGCTGTTCCAGATGAGGTCGCGTTCGAGCCGGCCCATCAGCGCCCGGGCCGGGCTTGGCACCGGCTGGTCGTTGAGTTGCTCCTCGTCGAGACGCCGAACCCGCTCGTACAGGTCGATGCTCGACGAGATCAGTGCACGGGCGGCGGGCGGCAACTGCTCGACCACCACCGGATCGCTGGCGCCGGCATGGCCCAGTCGCCGTTCGGGACGACGGCCCGAAGCAGCGCTCAGCTCGCCCGTCTCGACCGCGCGCTGGGTCAGCAGCCAGGCGATGATGTGCATCAGCCGGGTCGTGACCTTGAGCGACTCGCACGCGAAACCGACCCGGACGAACGGTTCGAGCAGGTCTCGGTCGGCGCGGCTCCCGACGTCGAAATAGGTCCGCGCCTCGTCGGCCAGCAGCATCGCCTCGGTGTAAAGGCTTTCCACCAGCCGCGGCGTGATCCGGCTTCCCCCACCCGGTTCGAGGTTCGAAATATCCTTCATGTCCTGTCTACCATAATGCTTTCGCTTCGAGGGGGAACAGCGACGCGGCTGGCTTGGCTCCCTCTCGTCCCGTTCCGAGACGCGTTTCCGGACGGTCGGTCAGGCAATGATATCCGGAACGGCGGCATCGTGAAGCATCTGGAGCTCGTCCTTGAGCCGCAGCTTGCGCTTCTTCAACCGGGCCAGCGTCATCAGGTCCACGTCGCCGCTCGCCACGCGCGCGCTGATCTCGGCGTCGAGTCGGCGATGCTCGACGCGGAGGGCTTCGATATGGGAGGTCGGCTGATCGTCGTTCATGGGCAGGATATGGATTCGGCTGGCTCGTGGTTCACGGCGGATTGCGGGCCCAGCGGGGCCAGTGGCGCAAATTGGGCGGGACAAACCGGGCGTTTCATGGTTTTCTCATGTGGCTGTCACACCAACGAAAGGGAATGACGCACGATGGAAAAGGCTCACGTCGAGGCACTCGAGAACAAGCATGCTGCCGTCCAGTCACAGATTGACGCGGAAGAGCGGCGACCCAACCCTGACGACATCCTTCTCCACCGGCTCAAGAAAGAAAAACTCCGCCTCAAGGACGAAATGCTCGGCCTGACGGTGCATTGAGCTGACCTGCCGCTCCCCTCGCTTCGGGGGGAGCAGCTTGTCCAGCCCTAGACCGGCCGACTCAAACCCGGGAACGATCAACCGGAACCTGCACCATCGCGCAGGCTTCGGGCTCAATCGTCGCGGCTGACCTTCTCGATCCGCTCGTGACGCTCCTGGGATTCGAGCGTCATGGTTGCGATCGGGCGGGCTTCCAGGCGACCGAGGCCGATGGGTTCGCCGGTTACTTCGCAATAGCCATATTCGCCCGCATAAAGGCGGCGGATGGCGGCGTCGATCTTGGCGATCAGCTTGCGCTGGCGGTCACGGGTGCGAAGTTCGATACCCCAGTCGGTCTCGCTCGAAGCGCGGTCGGCCAGGTCGGGTTCGCGAAGGGTGTCGACCTGAAGCTGGGCCATGGTGGCGCGGCTTTCCTCGACGATGGCTTCCTTCCATGCCCGGAGCTTTCCGAGGAAGTAGGCCCGCTGCATCGACCCCATGAATTCTTCCTGGTCGCAAGGGCGATAGCCCTCGGGCAGGATGATGCGGTCGAACGATTCCGGTGTGTCGTAGACGTCGCTAAGCGCGGTAGCCATCTCTTCCTCCCCAAGTGGGTCGGAATGCCGGCGGCATGTCACCATGGCGCGCCGGTACCAACCCAAAGCACACCCGCCGCCCGGCCCTGCCCCAAACGCAGCACAACAAGCGGCGATCACTAGACTTTTCGGGAACTTACGCCCCGCGAAGTCGATCTCATTCCCCTGCGGCGCCTGTACTTAACGCCGCAGGGCTGAACAAGCGGTGAAACGCCTTTCCCGCACCATGTTGCCAAAATAACGCAACCTCACGCCGCACCCCGAAGGTTGCACCCCGGGGAGCGCTTCGCGCATAGCGCTGGCGATGCGCATCCTCCTCACCAACGACGACGGCGTGAATGCCTCGGGCCTCAAGCTGCTGGAGGAGGTCGCGAGCGCCTTCACCGACGACCTGTGGGTGGTCGCCCCGGCCGAGGAGCAGTCGGGCACCGGCCATTCGCTGACCCTGACCCGCCCGGTCCGCCTGCGCCGACTCGGCGAACGCCGCTTCGCGGTGGCCGGAACGCCGACCGACGCGGTGCTGATGGCGCTGTTCCACCTGATGCCCGACGAGCGGCCCGACGTGATCATCTCGGGCATCAATCGCGGTGCGAACCTGGCCGAGGACGTTACCTACAGCGGAACAGTATCGGCCGCGATGGAAGGCGCGCTGGCGGGCGTTCGCTCGATCGCGCTGAGCCAGGTCTATGCCCGCGAAGGCATGGGCGACACCGTTCCGTTCGCCGCCGCCGCCCACTGGGCACCGCGCGTGCTCGAGCAATTGCTGCAGACCCCCCACGAGCCGGGGACGCTGATCAACGTCAACTTCCCGGCCCTCGCGCCTGAAGAGGTAAAGGGGATCAAGGTGGTTCGGCAGGGCATCCGGGACTATGGTCGGACCCGCATCGTTCAGCGCACCGACCCGCGCGGCTATCCCTATTACTGGTTCGGGCTCGGTCCCTCGATCGAGACCCCGGGCCACCAGACCGATCTCGAGGCGATCGCCGACGGCCATGTCTCGGTGACGCCGCTCCACCTCGACCTGACGCATGACCAGTCGCTGCAGGCGCTCGCCGATCGCTTCACCAATCGATGAGCTTCGATCCGGCGTTATGGTACGAGGTCAAGGAGCTGGTCCGGCACTCTACCGG
Coding sequences within it:
- a CDS encoding thioesterase family protein translates to MSRPVAPRREAFRRWHEITLRWADNDAYGHVNNTVYYQWFDSAVNALLVGEGLLDIVAGDPICLVVGTACDYFAPLSFPGEVEVGLAVEELGRSSVRYRLGVFAKGAEEAAAAGTFVHVAVSRAGRRPVPWPDQWRSVLERV
- a CDS encoding iron-containing alcohol dehydrogenase, which produces MTPNQILNPGPRLLIGQGRAPELAAVLPPGPVLLVSDGAVRSMGLLDPLLEELQRDREIVLFDAVEADPSRATLLAAGAAGRTAGATSVIGFGGGSPMDVAKLAAYLLGSGDDLDAIWGVGLARGRRLPLALVPTTAGTGSEATPVAIITVEGAEKRGVNAAALIPDVAVLDASLTLRKPRALTAATGVDAMVHAIEAYTSARAKNPVSDMQAREALRLLSANLLLACDEPGNVAAREAMLVGAHLAGLAFANAPVAGVHALAYPLGGIHHLAHGLSNALMLRPVLSFNAEAAREPYAELAAILDPSAASLGSQAAAARLVERLEEMILATGLKPRLRDHGIGRDEAPMLAREAMKQTRLLVNNPVAISEADAQRLYEAAW
- a CDS encoding DUF1465 family protein, which encodes MKDISNLEPGGGSRITPRLVESLYTEAMLLADEARTYFDVGSRADRDLLEPFVRVGFACESLKVTTRLMHIIAWLLTQRAVETGELSAASGRRPERRLGHAGASDPVVVEQLPPAARALISSSIDLYERVRRLDEEQLNDQPVPSPARALMGRLERDLIWNSNR
- the dksA gene encoding RNA polymerase-binding protein DksA; amino-acid sequence: MATALSDVYDTPESFDRIILPEGYRPCDQEEFMGSMQRAYFLGKLRAWKEAIVEESRATMAQLQVDTLREPDLADRASSETDWGIELRTRDRQRKLIAKIDAAIRRLYAGEYGYCEVTGEPIGLGRLEARPIATMTLESQERHERIEKVSRDD
- a CDS encoding YdcH family protein; the encoded protein is MEKAHVEALENKHAAVQSQIDAEERRPNPDDILLHRLKKEKLRLKDEMLGLTVH
- a CDS encoding DUF465 domain-containing protein, coding for MNDDQPTSHIEALRVEHRRLDAEISARVASGDVDLMTLARLKKRKLRLKDELQMLHDAAVPDIIA
- the surE gene encoding 5'/3'-nucleotidase SurE → MRILLTNDDGVNASGLKLLEEVASAFTDDLWVVAPAEEQSGTGHSLTLTRPVRLRRLGERRFAVAGTPTDAVLMALFHLMPDERPDVIISGINRGANLAEDVTYSGTVSAAMEGALAGVRSIALSQVYAREGMGDTVPFAAAAHWAPRVLEQLLQTPHEPGTLINVNFPALAPEEVKGIKVVRQGIRDYGRTRIVQRTDPRGYPYYWFGLGPSIETPGHQTDLEAIADGHVSVTPLHLDLTHDQSLQALADRFTNR